AGGCGCTCTTACCAACTGAGCTAACGAAGCTTTACCGAAGGCAAGGAATATTTCTATCACTAGGTAGTctaaaggagcccactgattacctgtccgccggacgatatcggcctgtcagttagaacaaaaatttgacagctccgaacaactgacaggccgataccgttcggcgaactggtaatcagtgggcccctttacatgaaattatgtttttataaagaaaaacattattttcaatcttcggtcggatAATAGTGTAGTGTCATAGAATTAGGCTGCATATATTAcgtgagtaggtaggtatctaataaacTACCTACGAGTCGACATTTTGGCCAAAATAGCCaattaaaaggtttaaaaaacacacagttaatattaattaagtatgATACCCATAGGTATACAGGGTGGGCCCGAATAACCTGAGAAACTCTAATTATACGTCCAGATATAGGAGAACAATACTAAATACTTTTTTCCCCCAATATTGCAATAAGTAAGGCACCAATGCATTAACTACTTAGAGAGCGTGCAAAAAAAAGGCCCTATAAGAAcgccaataaaaataaatctctgTTCGCAACGTAGCATCATTGCTACGAATGGGTAAATATTTCCTGTCATTTCGTTTACACGAAACACTGCTCGGATACAAAGCAAAAGCAAGACAGTAAACAAAATGGCGTATTTAAATGGGCGGCAACTGCATTGTTGTTCTACGTTCCATCGATCATCGATATCGCTGTTGTTGTCTCGCTTGCTCCCGCTAAAACGCTATAGCCGCaacctatttattttcatttgtcaTTCGAAATGAGTACAATGCAGTAAGACTTACCCTACGTCACTGAAATTTGAATCTTAATACCATAAcctaaggttcaaattaaatagGACCGGTTTGAAGTGAAATGGTATCGCGACTACCTCAACTATAGACATGTGAAACTGTTGCACGTTGCTCTGTCCCTATCTGGCTACAGAGGGGGAGAGGTATTATTGTAGCTGCGTCCCGCTCTGGCCCGCTTCCTGAGAAGTAATgtgttgttgtgtgttgtgATATCTCTAAAATAACAGGGAAGCACTCGCTACGAAGTTGTCATTTGTAACGGTTTTGCAAAGTACCGTTAGcaaaaaagaaatataaaaaaaatagttttcatcGAGGTTTctttataaataggtaggtaagtacattgtttaaatatgtgtacctatAGGCTAGTGCCTGTTACGTGGGACTCATTATATTTTCTCTGTATAATCCCGCTAACGCTGTTCAATAGAATCAAAAATTAATACCTACAGATTTATTAATTGTGAGTTGATTTACGCAATAGTCGCAAACTCGCAATAccacaaaaaaatatgtaatggaACGGAACTCTCAAAcgcattatatttttattttgcttgATTTTAGGACTTTGGACGCAAACCACAAACCTCCCCAAGTCTCCACCAGATTATTAATAAACATGGTGGACACCATAGGCAATACCCAGTAATaggtaagttaaaaaaatacctacacataGGTATACCAACCTTACACATACCAAGTAACTAGCCTTGAGAACCTTTGACTTGgcacttttgaaaaaaaaactatataagtATCTCGTTAGGTATATACAGCGTTTTCACAATTTATAGGTATAAAATAcagaggtaggtaggtataggtatacctacctacctctgtatattttaataattaattagacACCGAATTTTTTGTTCACCTAATATTGGTTAGGTTATTCGGGCCTTCCTGTATAAAAGCTTTAGTTATGTCAATGTCAGTGTAGGATAAGAAGACTATATATTAAGTATGTGTAcccaagtaagtacctactaggcTTATTAAGAGTTAAGTGAcaagtgttattatttatttggctTAGGTACGTGAATAAgcaaataataatttatgaaaGAACTTACCTTAATGTGAAAATCGGAAGATTTAGCTGCGAGCAGTACCTGTAGCCTCAAGGCAGGGCGCGCGTCGCAAGCCGCCGGAGTGGGGCGTCGCTAAACAAAAACACGTACACAGCCAGAGCGCGCCGCGATTGGCTGCGGGCGCGGCCGGCCCCCGGCCGGAGCACCCGTCGGGCGGAGCGCCTGCCCGGCTCACTCCGCCACGCGACCTCAGCCCGGCAACATGTGCAGCGGTGCCGAGGGAGGCCCCTGGCCGCTAAAAGACGCGCCGACCGTAACCGCCGCGGCTCTCGACCACTACCGACTCCAACTCTACAACTACGCCGTCGCCGAGCGACTCCGCCTTTACCCTCCGAGTGTCGCACCATGCTACGCACCGTATGCTCCACGCTTGGCGCTCTCCATGTCCCTGCTGCAACACCGAGCGCTCCAACCTGAAGAACCGAAACCCCAGCACAGCTACATCGGCCTCATCGCCATGGCCATCCTCAGCTCCCCGGACCGCAAGCTCGTACTCTCCGACATCTACCAGCACATACTCGACAACTATCCCTACTTCCGCTCCCGCGGACCCGGCTGGCGGAACTCCATTCGACATAACCTATCACTGAACGATTGCTTTGTGAAAGCTGGTCGATCCGCGAACGGAAAAGGACATTACTGGGCGATTCATCCGGCGAACGTAGAGGATTTTAGAAAAGGTGATTTTAGAAGACGAAAGGCGCAGAGAAAAGTAAGAAAGCACATGGGATTGGCAGTCGATGATGATGGAGAAGATTCACCATCGCCGCCGCCGCAGTCGCCGCCGCCGACGACGCTAGCGCTGCCTTTTTGGGGAGCGGCGCGGCTGCCGGGCGGCGGCCAGCCGAGGAA
The window above is part of the Cydia amplana chromosome 18, ilCydAmpl1.1, whole genome shotgun sequence genome. Proteins encoded here:
- the LOC134656405 gene encoding forkhead box protein L3 gives rise to the protein MCSGAEGGPWPLKDAPTVTAAALDHYRLQLYNYAVAERLRLYPPSVAPCYAPYAPRLALSMSLLQHRALQPEEPKPQHSYIGLIAMAILSSPDRKLVLSDIYQHILDNYPYFRSRGPGWRNSIRHNLSLNDCFVKAGRSANGKGHYWAIHPANVEDFRKGDFRRRKAQRKVRKHMGLAVDDDGEDSPSPPPQSPPPTTLALPFWGAARLPGGGQPRKRQFDVASLLAPDDAPEKRARRDSNSEEEAEEDIDVVASDQEPSPESEEPCAAPGPYPLLGGWWPALDPALLQQLRRHAASPPRAPSPAHPQRPPDT